CTTAGTGTAACGAAAGACTACGAAGTTTTGAGAAACATTATAGTCTGTGATCAGTTCATGTCTACTTTACCTAAGGAAATGCGTCTTTTTCTTAAGGAGCGTAAACCTAGAACTCCAGAGGATTATTCATCATTGGCAGACACATATGCTTCAGCACACAAATGTTATCCTAAAGATGAGCAGAAGTCCTTTAGGCATAATGCGAATTTATCTAGTTCCAGTGACAAGATCAGTGCGAGTGAGAAACCAGAGAAAACTAGTTCGTCACGTCCTGGTAAGATTGCATGTTACGGTTGTGGTCAGAGTGGACATATTTCGAGAAACTGTCCTAACAAGGTACCCAAAAAGAAATCTGAATCTTCTCTTGAGATAGGTCAAGTTCTGGATAACACTGGAGTATGTGGACCTATGGTATGTGGAACAGTGAATGGTGTTACAGTATCTACAATACTTAGAGATACAGGTTGTACAGGAGTAGTGGTATCAGAGGATTTGATTCCTGATCCTGGAACAAATTGTTCATATTCtactcttattgattatttgggcaggaaggacagattccctattgtcaagatttatttgaaatgtaatctctttacaggttgggttaatgctgttcgggctccaataaagtactgtactgtcttattaggcaatattccaggtgtacaggaccataatttgtttcctctgaaaaatacggattcttccatTGACGTAAATGCCGTAACAAGAGCACaggtaaaaaggagaaatattgttCACCCTCTTGCTTTACCAGAACCATTTGATATATCCATTGATCATGAATCTTTTCTTAGAGAACAGCAGAATTGTAAAGCTTTGAAATATGCAAGAGAAATGAGTCAGTCTGGAGATGTCAAACGTTGCAAGAATGGTTTGCAGTACGAGTTCGTGATGAGAAATGGACTTCTctacaggaaaatacagaaatgtaaaaagcctcagttactgggaaaggaacagttggttgtaccagttaaatgcataaaattagttttgcgccttgcacatgatattccggtaagtggacatttttctcataggaaaacctttaataagattaatgaaattttctggtggcagggtatgacgtctgacatatataaatattgcaaatcttgtgatgtatgccaaaaatcttcccttgttggaaaagtaaagaAGGCTCAGATGGTTAAATTACCAGTGATCTCTACGCCATTTTATAGAGTTGCTATTGACTTAGTGGGCCCGATTTCTCCTCCTAGTGAAGCAGGGCATAGATATATTTTGACTATGGTAGATTATGCTTCAAGCTTCCCGGAAGCAGTTgctttgaagaacataacatctgaagacattgcagaagccttaatatctattttttccagagTGGGAGTGCCGAAGGAAATTCTTTCTGACAGAGGACCACAATTTCGATCAGAACTTATGTTGCAAGTACACAAGTTATTAGGAGTGAAACCTCTTTTCAGTACCCCCTAtcatcctgctgccaatggaagaatagaaaggcaacaccagattttaaagagtatattgaagaaaatatgtgagttaaaacataatcagtggcatcgtttccttccagcagcactgttcgccatgagggaaatcccaagtgatacaacaggtttctcaccatttgagattttatatggccgtcaagtgagaggtcccttgacaatattgaaggaactatggacaaattcggatatgtctgcaggggaaactgatctttattcttttgttttggaactacgtgaaaagttgtccgatgtttctgatttggctgttcaaaacatgaatatatcttccagtacatataagtcttattttgatttgaagagtagtaagcgccgatttaaagctgatgatgaagtacttttgcttattccagaaaaacaaggtaaattgcagttctcatggagaggtccatacaagataattgataagcatGGTCCAGTTGACTACTGGGTGAACGTAGAAGGTAAGAAGAGACTGTATCATATCaatcttatgaagaaatattacCGTAGAGAGAATGTTAGTATGTTACATGTAGCAGATGAAGATATGACTGGAATGATAAACACTGTTCATGTTAACAAAGTTGCTGTTATTAATGCCGATGAGGATGATTATCTGAAAATTGAAACTGTGGATACCAATCAGAGTACGTGCAACATAAACCCTAATCTTTCAGATGTACAGAAAAATGATCTTCGTAACTTATGTCAGAAGTACAAACATGTATTTTCAGATAAACcaggtaaaacttctttacaagagcataatattaagattaagactACTGAAACCTTTGTTCGTAAGTATTATCCAATTCCAGCTCATTTAACTAAGGATTTCGATGACGAAGTACAAAGTTTGCTTGATCTTGGAATAATAGAGCAATCATCTTCTAATTATTCATCTCCTGCATTGCTCGTCAAAAAGAAAGAAGGTAACTACAGATTGGTTGTTGATTTTAGAACTTTAAATGCAATTACAGATTTTGATTGTGAGCCCATGCCAAGCTTTGAGCAAGATCTTCATAAGTTTGCAGATTTTATGTACATTACAGAACTTGATATCTGCAAAGCATATCATCAGATTCCTCTAACACCAGAACGTCGCAAGTATACAGCTTTTTCAACTAATCTTGGACTAATGCAatatgtaagattaccttttggccttagcacAGCTTGTGCTACGTATATTAGATTAATGAGGCAAGTATTGAAAGGTCTTTCTTTTGTAGTTTGCtattttgataatatctttatTGTATCCAAAGACTGGAAAATTCATATGGCAGATTTGGAAACAGTCATATTGCGACTGCAAGAAGCAGGATTAACTGCTAAACCAGGAAAGTGTTTCCTCGGTTATGAAGAGATACAATATTTAGGATATGTAATCAACAAAAGGGGTATTTTTCCTCAACAGGATAAAATTGGAGCTATTTTGGATATGCCTGCTCCCACTACCAAGAAACAGTTACGAAGCTTTATTGGATCTGTAAATTTTTATGGTagatttattccaaatttgtcagataaactaattcatcttacgaagtttttgaagaagggtagttcagaaaaatttaattttgatgaagATGCATTGTGCAAATTTAATGAACTGAAATCTTGTCTAACTTCTCCTCCGATTCTTCAGGTGCCTGATctaaataacattttctgtttaagaacggatgcatcgtctacaggtctaggagcagttttgctgcagtatatagacggtgaaccttatccagtagcattcgcaagcaagaaacttcttccccccgagactcgatatgcagctatcgagcgagaatgcttggccatagtatggggaataaagaagtttgagtactacttaatggggagaAAATTCCTCTTGGAAAGTGATCATAAGCCACTCATGTATTTAGAGACTTCAAAGTCTAGTAATGATAGACTAATGCGTTGGTCTTTGGCATTACAAGTTTATTCTTTCTCTGTTGTTCATGTGAAGGGTACCaataatatatttgctgatttgttaagtagaggttaaggtattttgtcttttctatgaaattccatgttatttaccttttatatataaaaggcttaatggggggttttgtaagggaatttcatgttagtaacgccatctattgagtggTTTTTTAGTTACCGCATTTTCgaagtttctgtttatgattttatccttgtattttcagtttcataatagactttgaaagataaatttttattttctttagtcacgttataatcacctagccgtgcagtaagtgtattaactgcttgtgtttatatggaatattgttatcagttttgtgaaatgtgttaatctttaaaatttttgtctttaaaagtgtatctaaaattgtttaagtgcatatttaattaagtctttacgaattgttattaatcataagtgttgttaaatttcacaagttatgttctttcgttttcagctagggtaatcctcgacccttggggaaacagtgcacgaccttaagcaatcccgaaccaagagatgcactttttataaatgctcgaactataatcacaggttcccgctgttatatcaaagcatacgttatataggtgactctgaatccgaaatccaaattggtgttatttaacgtatgataaatgtcagagacccatgaacagtggcttgtgttatgttctgtgttgtaagggttatttttctcgagcaattgttgaggtatttattcgtaacaagacctttggtgatttattatttttgtaatggatgttaaaagggtgtcagacagataagttaattaatggtttattgttcgtcatttgtttatttctttatttcagtattaaatctttcaatttcataatccatagtggtgttaataaattataaattgtaaataaactttgtttctaaatttctgaatttgttttaccatacctaatcacaaataagcagtgctattttttcaccagggaaaaatgtctaaggaattccctgacaataataataataataataataataataataattacaattttaataataataataataataataatattaataataattacaattttaataataataataataataataaaaataataataataataataaaaataataataataataataataataataataataattacaattttaataataataataataataataataatattaataataattacaattttaataataataataataataataataataataataataataataataataataataataataataataataataataataataataattattattattattattattattattattattattattattattattattattattattattattattattattattattattattattattattattattattattattattattattattattattattattattattattattattattattattattattattattattattattattattattattattattattattattattattattattattattattattattatataataataataataataattttaataataataataataataataataataataataataataataataataataataataataataaaaataataataataataataaaaataataataataataataataataataataattacaattttaataataataataataataataatattaataataattacaattttaataataatattaataataataataataataataattattattattattattattattattattattattattattattattattattattattattattattattattattattattattattat
This genomic window from Palaemon carinicauda isolate YSFRI2023 unplaced genomic scaffold, ASM3689809v2 scaffold2522, whole genome shotgun sequence contains:
- the LOC137636216 gene encoding uncharacterized protein, translating into MEFYKFWKDEGLSMGLSDEALLNFIEKKIKDSDERDRRHAEREERALMIKYQENEKQREENEKQRAHELELQKIRGATSNPSHVTVAVDTTRPLPFCDTDDITAYLVRFEKVAVSLNWERNSWPVQLASLLRGKALDIYTSLSDDVTSDYASLKEALLKGFKKTSDWYRTAFKTAKMDSKSTYEQYLNMLFRNFDLWINSLSVTKDYEVLRNIIVCDQFMSTLPKEMRLFLKERKPRTPEDYSSLADTYASAHKCYPKDEQKSFRHNANLSSSSDKISASEKPEKTSSSRPGKIACYGCGQSGHISRNCPNKVPKKKSESSLEIGQVLDNTGVCGPMVCGTVNGVTVSTILRDTGCTGVVVSEDLIPDPGTNCSYSTLIDYLGRKDRFPIVKIYLKCNLFTGWVNAVRAPIKYCTVLLGNIPGVQDHNLFPLKNTDSSIDVNAVTRAQVKRRNIVHPLALPEPFDISIDHESFLREQQNCKALKYAREMSQSGDVKRCKNGLQYEFVMRNGLLYRKIQKCKKPQLLGKEQLVVPVKCIKLVLRLAHDIPVSGHFSHRKTFNKINEIFWWQGMTSDIYKYCKSCDVCQKSSLVGKVKKAQMVKLPVISTPFYRVAIDLVGPISPPSEAGHRYILTMVDYASSFPEAVALKNITSEDIAEALISIFSRVGVPKEILSDRGPQFRSELMLQVHKLLGVKPLFSTPYHPAANGRIERQHQILKSILKKICELKHNQWHRFLPAALFAMREIPSDTTGFSPFEILYGRQVRGPLTILKELWTNSDMSAGETDLYSFVLELREKLSDVSDLAVQNMNISSSTYKSYFDLKSSKRRFKADDEVLLLIPEKQGKLQFSWRGPYKIIDKHGPVDYWVNVEGKKRLYHINLMKKYYRRENVSMLHVADEDMTGMINTVHVNKVAVINADEDDYLKIETVDTNQSTCNINPNLSDVQKNDLRNLCQKYKHVFSDKPGKTSLQEHNIKIKTTETFVRKYYPIPAHLTKDFDDEVQSLLDLGIIEQSSSNYSSPALLVKKKEGNYRLVVDFRTLNAITDFDCEPMPSFEQDLHKFADFMYITELDICKAYHQIPLTPERRKYTAFSTNLGLMQYVRLPFGLSTACATYIRLMRQVLKGLSFVVCYFDNIFIVSKDWKIHMADLETVILRLQEAGLTAKPGKCFLGYEEIQYLGYVINKRGIFPQQDKIGAILDMPAPTTKKQLRSFIGSVNFYGRFIPNLSDKLIHLTKFLKKGSSEKFNFDEDALCKFNELKSCLTSPPILQVPDLNNIFCLRTDASSTGLGAVLLQYIDGEPYPVAFASKKLLPPETRYAAIERECLAIVWGIKKFEYYLMGRKFLLESDHKPLMYLETSKSSNDRLMRWSLALQVYSFSVVHVKGTNNIFADLLSRG